In the genome of Caenorhabditis elegans chromosome IV, the window gagaattttaaaaaattgcaagttttgaaaattcgaaaaaaaatttctgaaaatttctttttttggaatttttttttcaaaaaattttttaccgaataaaaaaaataatggtttcaaattaataaaaaaatttcagttcgaaCTCGTACCTGCCGACGAAGGAAGTTGTCAAGGAGCCGCTCTAATTGCCGCCGTTGCCGAACGCCTGAAgctctaaaaatctgaaaattttccccaTCATCAGTATAggcacgttttttttaaatattttttctgagaattttcggatttttctcAAGAATCCTGACATTTTTTGCCCCATCCTTTGTATTTAGAAAGAGATAAcacatcgaattttttttctgttttccccGCCATAACCCCCCctcgaaaaatcaagttttttgtcatttttgtgtgtgtgtttgtaaatgtaattctttaaaaatgtaaagctgtatgagattttttaaattcaagtattgtttaaaaataaagatttttttagaacacattttttgatataacaaaatataatttaaaaaatgaaaaaaaaagaaaaaaataaatttttgaaaaaaaaacgtttttattttatttttttcaattttcagcgtttgggcaaatattggaattttttaaagtatgtTCCGTACTagctagcatactttgtttggtattttctggtagaTTTAACAattctgaacagttttatgaaagaaaaaagaaggacTTTATAGGATTTTCccgtatttttggaatttttaaaaatacagcttttggtcaaaaattgaaaaaaaaaattaaaatctaccAGACTTTCTTTTGGACATTGGcggaagagaaaaaaatgttcatcgtaaaatgttttatgattttgtataaaatttttgtttattgaaaaaaataatttaaaatttttgtgtttcttgCGTTAACATTTATTGCGTTCATGATCATTAGCTgataaaaatttccataaaaccGAGCATTACACGTGTTTCTTATCAGTTTCGCGGAAAAATCAACAACCTTTACCcccaatttttatagttttttttttctcaaatttccccattttttccaggtaattttacttaaaaaaatgctcaaatctCTCATTTTCTCCACAATTGCCTTATTGGCTGTGTGCCAAGCTTTGCAGACATGTGAGGAGTGCCTGAATTCTGGAAATCAGTGAGTTGTATTGCAGGAGGAGGTAGTACGgtagtttattgatttttcttttagttATTGTGCCGATACAAAAATGTGTAATAGTCCGGTGTGTTTGAACTCGATTACGGTAAGATTATTTTaaggttgaaaaaatttggaaaaaatgtttgatttttttttttggaaaatgtttgagaaacttttttttcaaaaagttgcaaattttgtgccaatcgtcgaaaaaaaataagctGATCAAGTTTTTCTCTTGCACATAAATCCAAAAGTTACTGTGATCCGAGATATTTGTACTCAAAGTGGAGAGCACTATagttataactttttttttggaaaatcctaaaaatatgtataacTTGTTATTTCAGgggtttcacattttttttgccaagaGGAAAAGTtggtgaaaattaaattttatacaaattaATAGTGTGAACATttaaaactctgaaataagttttttcaaatttttttttctcgagtttgttcaaaagttcaaaaattccaatttcattcaaaaaactcaaatttaatGTACAGGGTGAGTCAAAATTATGGTAAGTCGAGGCGCGCGCGCGAAAGTTCTGTGGTTCGGGTCTCCCCgccaaaattaattgattatgTTATTTCGTGTtttgttcatttatttttccatcgtttttcctaaaaaataatttttttttcgcaggtATGAGAGCGTCACCCATGCGTGAACCCATCGTTCGTTTTCATAGGAATGGTGTCGCGGCGAAGAGCATTGCTCGACGGCTCAAAGTGTCTGAAAAACTTGTTTCTACCACCATTGCACGGTTCAAGGAGCTCGGCAACTTTTCCGATAGATCCGGACGCGGAAGACCCCCCACAGTCACTACACCAGCGATGATAAAAAAAGTTCGTGGACGCTTCCGTCACAACTCCGGGCGGTCGGTCCGTGCGATGGCccgagaattgaaaatttcgcaaagttcTCTGTGCCGAATGGtaaaaaacaacttgaaattgaaggcttacaaaaaatctacttgtCAATTTCTGTCTGAAGCTGCTAAAATCAAGAGAAAAGACCGTGCCATGAATCTACTCCGAAGATTCAGAAATGGAGCTCACAGGAAGGTACTTTTCACCGACGAAAAGATATTTTGCATTGAGCAGTCTTTTAATACGCAAAATGATCGAGTTTATGCAAAAACTCAGCCAAACTCCCGCGTTCAGCGTACTGGTTACCCGAAAGGAATCATGGTCTTTGCCGGAATCACTGCTAATGGAAAGACTCCACTCATTTTTGTTCCACAAGGGATAAAAGTTAACGGAAACAACTATTTAGATATGTTGAAGACGGAACTCATGCCCTGGGTCAagaagcatttcaaaaaaacaaaatggacTTTTCAGCAGGATGGGGCGCCTGCTCATAAGCACAAGAACGTTCAGGCATGGTGTGAAAGCAACTTCCCGGACTTCATCGCTTTCAATCAATGGCCACCGTCATCCCCGGATCTCAATCCGATGGATTACTCAGTATGGAGTGTCCTCGAAGCAAAAGCTTGTTCAAAACCGCATAGGAATATCGATTCGTTGAAAGATTCACTGAAGAAGGCATGGGACGAGTTGGATATCAACTACTTGCGCGCCACAGTCGACTCGTTCCCTAGGCGTCTGGAGGCCTGTGTTGCTGCTAATGGAGATATTTTcgaactttaaaatgtttttctatagtGTTTTTTACGGTGAATAAAATGTGTATAGTTAGAAGTTGTttgtgtttctgaaaaaatgtatggaGCACGGGAACTACTTACCATAATTTTGACTCACCCTGTAGATCAATGTAAAATTTTCCGTTGAACAACTTTTTCTCTCGCAccaaaagctaaaaattacTGTGAGCCGAGATATTTGTGCTCAAAGCTAACAAGGAGCACCAATTTGAGGAAATCGTACATAGcataagattttcaaaattttcagcatattCTCAATTGCCCAAGAGCTCCAAATGTTACTTATGATGATAACGAAGCTCGTACCAAGTGGCTCCCACTGTTCGGAGCAAGCGCTACCAGTGCTCAGATGGCTCAGAAGTGTTTCGAGTcagttttaacttttcaatttttatgttgaaaaatctgtaaGAAAAATCTAGTTTGGCCTAGTAAACTAGACATTCTTATCGGTTGTCAATTTGCTATTTATCACCaagtaatcaaatttttgtaattctgTAGCTgcaaactaaaattttcagcaacaatTGGCCTACGATGAAACTTTCCAAACGGATTCTTGTCAACTGCAGTGACCCGAGTCCAATTCTTCCATGTAAGAAGATCggaaaaattcttattttgaaatgacGAGAAGAAGCGTTCAAATTTATCACACAAATTTCAGCGTATTTCGTCCACTAGAAGTCGAGATACAGCGGCGCAAAGTTTTGAAgggaccgcgacgcgacacgcgtCGCGCggtcgaaattttgaacagctGAAACTCGGCTgctttttgtcggaaaaatacattcaaaatgagaaaactgcgtggcgtgtactgttttggaaaataaagaactgtttgaaacttgaaaaagttgatatcgaaaaaaaaaattaaaatttccaaaattttatttccaaattttgaaaaaaattaattatcgaATTCCTaagacattttcaaatacGGTGCAAAATTTTCGGAACAAACAGATTGCTATGAGCTATGTTATAgtcgtttgaaatttgaaatgtaaccgcgacgcgacacgcgcCGCGCGGCCCAAAGTTTAATGTAGTGTAACTCGGCTCATATTGGTGCTAAAgcgttgaattttttgcacacgGTATATTAGAGCAGCcgatttggaattttttttaatttgaaaatcttacagtaacccagtGCGCCATGATCACGGCCGTGGACACCACCCAAAAAGTGCTGGTCATGTCTTTCCGTGCCACTAACACAGGAACACAGTTGGAAGAGGAATTCCTTAATTATTTCGTGGCGAAGAAGGCATTCTTCGACAGTGGATACATTTTCGAGTTCTTCTATGATGCGTACTTGGCTCTTTGGAAGGGAGGATTGGAGGCTGAGATGAGAAATCTGAAGTACAGGTATCCAGATTATGAAGTTTGGGTAAGTATCTTTTAACagcaaaaatttccggcagaaAGGGCTATTGGCGACAAAGTTAGGGACTGTTGAAATTAGAACCATGcggcgcggtcgcgtcgcggctagTTGATCAATTTTAAGCTTGATTTATAATAATTACGGCTTATGTGCTCATTaacatgttcaaaaaattgcacacAAAACATTGACCTACAGACTGAGATATGCGCGTTCAAACATTTGAGGAAGcggcgcggtcgcgtcgcggtcctCCAAGATTTTCAAACAAGTGCAACTATGTCCCCAGTAACCCTAAagcgctgaaattttttgactagTCGTGAAACAAGAAAACCTACcaaatcatattttcaaacttcaaaaaaaaattcaggtcACCGGTCACTCCCTGGGAGCTGCGTTGGCCTCTGTCGGAGCATCTTGGGTTGTCAAAACCGGACTTTTCAAGCCAGAACAAATGAAACTTCTGACTGCTGGACAGCCAAGAACCGGAGATTACGCCTACTCGAACTGGCATCAAAATACGGTAACCGCGACGCAACCGCGCCGCGCCTCATCTATCAAGCTTTCAGTTTGCCTACTCATTCCGCATTGTCCATGCTCACGATATGGTGCCACATTTGCCATTCCAATATGAATTGGTGGATCACGACAAGATGTACCATCATAGAACTGAGATTTGGTaggatttatgaaaaattctgcAACTTGCCCGTAAAATGTGGTGTTTTCTGTTACCCCGGCGCCTGTGTACCCCCACTTTTCTCCACGGCCTTAGGACCCGCTTCTACCGTGTCCTCGGTAGTATAGTGGTGAGTATCCGCGTCTGTCACATGCGAGACCCGGGTTCAATTCCCGGCCGGGGAGAAtcttttttgacttttggtTTTGGGAGTTTTCAGTGCTTGAAAATAAGTTCGTGCGGCgctgtcgcgtcgcggtcagtatataaattcataatttttgcaaaaatgtgtaTTATGTGTTCATTTgtcttgtaaaaaaatttcaattgaatcaGTCAAGTTTGAACTGAGGTATACGCGCTCAAAGCCGGCAGCGAGcggcgcggtcgcgtcgcggtcgacTGGGGATTTCAAGTGTGTGTATCTCGGCTCTCAGTAGCGCTAAACGTTTCAAAACTTCAGGGTTTATTAAAAACAGTCCACACTACACATTATGAtatgaaactttcagaaatgcaaaaaatatttttttttactttaaaaaattttcaggtacaaCAATGACATGTCTATTGGCTCAAGCTACCACGTTTGCCAAGAAGCCGATGGTTTCTATTGCTCCAATCAAAATGCTGACTTGAGCTGGAATGACCATACCCATTACTATAATACCGATTTGGATGGTTATGGAGACAAAGGGTGCCCGAAGGCGAACTGAGCAATTTCAAGTTATAACTATTTTATAATTCTAATTAAAATCATTCTTATTAATATGCATGCTCAAATTAGTCAACATCAATGCAAAACAAATATGTCGTACATACTTCTTATTGCTTCAAAATCTCATTCTGAAGACATTATCCTCAATACCATCCTTAAAAAAGCTTGAGCACCTGTAAATTAGCTTGAGCACAGTAGCTTGAGCatctgcaacaaaaaaaagaaaagactACCTTTTCAAATAAACACAGGTATTTACATCCGTTTattgtgaaattcaaaattgaaattccgaaACTCCAggaaaaactcggaaaaacaaaaattatttctcttctttagtttttctcaaattttccagccaATCCGAAGACATCGTAGAAGCGTAGGCTTCACTTGCCGGGTAATAGCATACAAACGGCATTCGGGTCTCCTTGGAAAATGTTGACCAATACCCGTCGGTCACACTTTCAGCGGCATAGTCCATCGATGGATTTGCGTTCTTGAAATGTGTATATTGACAGTATCTACCATCCATGGTCTTGAACGGATCGTAGACGGTTGGCCGGTAGACTCCAATCCAGAAGCTTCCGTGCTCCATTCCGAAGATTGTGGCGGCGGttcctaaaatttaaaatctgtttttaataaatcaaTTATATATCCGGGAAGTCTCTGGAAATTGTTCCTGTTGCTATGTTAAACCCGAGCGTTGTCGGCTCATGGAAACCGACCAgggaggtgtcggctgctctaAGCCCATCCgggaggtgtcggctgctctaAGCCCACCCGGGAGATGTCGGCTGTTCTAAATCCACCCGGGAGGCGTCGGCTGCTCTAAGCCCACCCGGGAGTTGTCGGCTGCTCTATGCCCACCCGGGAGATGTCGGCTGTTCTAAATCCACCCGGGAGGCGTCGGCTGCTCTTAACCCACCCGGGAGATGTCGGTTGTTCTAAACCCACCCgggaggtgtcggctgctctaAACCCACCCgggaggtgtcggctgctctaAAC includes:
- the txt-4 gene encoding Fungal lipase-type domain-containing protein (Confirmed by transcript evidence) is translated as MKLLTAGQPRTGDYAYSNWHQNTFAYSFRIVHAHDMVPHLPFQYELVDHDKMYHHRTEIWYNNDMSIGSSYHVCQEADGFYCSNQNADLSWNDHTHYYNTDLDGYGDKGCPKAN
- the clec-172 gene encoding C-type lectin domain-containing protein (Confirmed by transcript evidence), coding for MISQLILASSLISLAHTACLLDSDRQFGNSCYIFVNQRMDFDSAENSCRRQPQIWANLAKIDNVIESNYLARTAATIFGMEHGSFWIGVYRPTVYDPFKTMDGRYCQYTHFKNANPSMDYAAESVTDGYWSTFSKETRMPFVCYYPASEAYASTMSSDWLENLRKTKEEK
- the txt-4 gene encoding Fungal lipase-type domain-containing protein (Confirmed by transcript evidence), which gives rise to MLKSLIFSTIALLAVCQALQTCEECLNSGNHYCADTKMCNSPVCLNSITHILNCPRAPNVTYDDNEARTKWLPLFGASATSAQMAQKCFDNNWPTMKLSKRILVNCSDPSPILPLTQCAMITAVDTTQKVLVMSFRATNTGTQLEEEFLNYFVAKKAFFDSGYIFEFFYDAYLALWKGGLEAEMRNLKYRYPDYEVWVTGHSLGAALASVGASWVVKTGLFKPEQMKLLTAGQPRTGDYAYSNWHQNTFAYSFRIVHAHDMVPHLPFQYELVDHDKMYHHRTEIWYNNDMSIGSSYHVCQEADGFYCSNQNADLSWNDHTHYYNTDLDGYGDKGCPKAN